A section of the Verrucomicrobium sp. GAS474 genome encodes:
- a CDS encoding tetratricopeptide repeat protein, with the protein MKPFLLLLVAALTLAALPAHAQTTDPAKVAALHEKFMQGLKLAEQAKPEEALAIFDSIIKDEPKAKGSLYYAGLIAIQLNQPEKAIDYLNRFHAIDPDDYKHLVLLIQANQMLGRDIRVEEYRKSLYALHNSGKPIPGLTDDKAFPREKVFDKGAGETDLNEYFDPKADPQIAWELIQRDDQGRMTRHILLAYNKEATDALRKSDPKLATAEVWLFGETVIKDGKLVQYNLYRQEVALPSYSDFRKWALDALKNPPKPIAVHPMGA; encoded by the coding sequence ATGAAGCCTTTCCTTCTTCTTCTCGTTGCGGCCCTCACTTTGGCCGCCCTCCCTGCCCACGCCCAGACGACCGACCCGGCCAAGGTCGCGGCCCTTCACGAGAAATTCATGCAGGGCCTGAAACTGGCCGAGCAGGCGAAGCCCGAGGAGGCCCTCGCGATCTTCGACAGCATCATCAAGGACGAGCCGAAGGCGAAAGGCTCCCTCTACTACGCGGGCCTCATCGCGATCCAGCTGAACCAGCCCGAGAAGGCGATCGACTATCTCAACCGCTTCCACGCCATCGATCCCGACGACTACAAGCACCTCGTCCTCCTCATCCAGGCGAACCAGATGCTCGGCCGGGACATCCGGGTCGAGGAATACCGGAAGTCCCTCTACGCCCTCCACAACTCGGGCAAGCCGATCCCCGGCCTCACCGACGACAAGGCCTTCCCCCGCGAGAAGGTCTTCGACAAGGGGGCCGGCGAGACCGACCTCAACGAATACTTCGACCCGAAGGCCGACCCCCAGATCGCCTGGGAGCTGATCCAGCGCGACGACCAGGGCCGGATGACCCGCCACATCCTCCTCGCCTACAACAAGGAGGCGACCGACGCCCTGCGGAAGAGCGACCCGAAGCTCGCCACCGCCGAGGTCTGGCTCTTCGGCGAGACGGTGATCAAGGACGGCAAGCTCGTCCAATACAACCTCTACCGCCAGGAGGTCGCCCTCCCCTCCTATTCCGACTTCCGCAAGTGGGCCCTCGATGCCCTGAAGAATCCCCCGAAGCCGATCGCCGTACATCCGATGGGTGCCTGA
- a CDS encoding iron dependent repressor, metal binding and dimerization domain protein gives MPPKTPSSRKKATPAKGKAKAPAGTEGSRAKRSAHHRGGLTESAEDYLECISNLLIRHGYVSASDVADALGLIRPSVSLMIKRLADQGYLERQPYRGFVLTPKGQKVASSIRERHAVLTDIFQQLGLDPEAFQADIEGLEHHISDAAFLRFKQLVAHLQQHPLP, from the coding sequence ATGCCTCCGAAGACGCCGTCCTCCCGGAAGAAAGCGACCCCCGCCAAGGGGAAGGCGAAAGCTCCCGCCGGGACGGAGGGGAGCCGCGCGAAGCGGAGCGCCCACCACCGCGGCGGGCTCACCGAGAGCGCCGAGGATTACCTGGAGTGCATCTCCAATCTCCTGATCCGGCACGGCTACGTCTCGGCCTCCGACGTCGCCGACGCCCTCGGCCTGATCCGCCCCAGCGTCTCCCTGATGATCAAGCGGCTGGCCGACCAGGGCTACCTGGAGCGGCAGCCCTACCGGGGATTCGTGCTGACGCCGAAAGGCCAGAAAGTCGCCTCCTCCATCCGGGAGCGCCACGCCGTCCTCACCGATATCTTCCAGCAGCTGGGCCTCGACCCCGAAGCCTTCCAGGCCGACATCGAGGGATTGGAACACCACATCAGCGACGCCGCATTCCTCCGGTTCAAGCAACTGGTAGCCCATCTTCAGCAGCACCCCCTCCCATAG
- a CDS encoding Nramp family divalent metal transporter: MHDSSSSLPRGVGAPAGAGWNHPRTALSLPEVHGTVPVPQTRSFWKKLLAFVGPGFVVAVGYMDPGNWATDLQGGASYGYTLLSVILLSSVMAMFLQHLAAKLGIVTGRDLAQACRDHYSKPVAIFLWLLCEVAIAACDLAEVVGMAIGLQLLFGIPLVWGCLITCLDVMMVLYLQNKGFRYLEAFIMALIGTIGLCFAIELWLAKPSLVGVLAGFAPSPEILRNREMLYISIGIIGATVMPHNLYLHSSIAQTRRIEPTPQATREAIRFATIDSTVALFGATFVNGAILILAATAFHTSGHRDVANIQDAYQLLSPLLGVGFAGALFAVALLASGQNSTVTGTLAGQIVMEGFLNLRLRPWLRRLITRGIAIVPAVVVIGLYGEGETTRLLVGSQVVLSLQLGFAVVPLVAFTSCRKKMGEFANAPWLRCLAWFFAALIVFLNVKLVFDAFFG; the protein is encoded by the coding sequence ATGCACGATTCCTCGTCCTCCCTTCCCCGCGGCGTCGGCGCACCCGCCGGGGCGGGGTGGAATCATCCCCGGACGGCGCTCTCCCTCCCCGAGGTCCACGGCACCGTCCCGGTGCCGCAGACCCGCTCCTTCTGGAAGAAGCTGCTCGCCTTCGTCGGCCCCGGCTTCGTCGTCGCCGTCGGCTACATGGACCCGGGCAATTGGGCGACCGACCTGCAAGGGGGCGCCTCCTACGGCTACACCCTCCTCTCGGTGATCCTCCTCTCGAGCGTCATGGCGATGTTCCTCCAGCACCTCGCGGCGAAGCTCGGCATCGTCACCGGGCGCGATCTCGCGCAGGCCTGCCGGGACCATTACTCGAAGCCGGTCGCCATCTTCCTCTGGCTCCTGTGCGAGGTTGCCATCGCCGCGTGCGACCTGGCCGAGGTCGTCGGCATGGCCATCGGCCTCCAGCTCCTCTTCGGCATCCCCCTCGTCTGGGGCTGCCTCATCACCTGCCTCGACGTGATGATGGTCCTCTACCTCCAGAACAAGGGCTTCCGCTACCTGGAGGCCTTCATCATGGCCCTGATCGGGACGATCGGCCTCTGCTTCGCCATCGAGCTCTGGCTGGCGAAGCCGAGCCTCGTCGGCGTCCTCGCCGGGTTCGCGCCGAGCCCCGAGATCCTCCGCAACCGGGAGATGCTCTACATCAGCATCGGGATCATCGGGGCGACGGTGATGCCCCACAACCTCTACCTCCATTCCTCGATCGCCCAGACGCGGCGGATCGAGCCGACGCCCCAGGCGACGCGCGAGGCGATCCGCTTCGCCACCATCGACTCGACCGTCGCCCTCTTCGGCGCGACCTTCGTCAACGGCGCGATCCTCATCCTCGCGGCGACGGCCTTCCACACCTCGGGCCATCGCGACGTCGCCAACATCCAGGACGCCTACCAGCTCCTCAGCCCCCTCCTCGGCGTCGGCTTCGCCGGGGCGCTCTTCGCCGTCGCCCTCCTCGCCTCGGGGCAGAACTCGACCGTCACGGGGACCCTCGCCGGGCAGATCGTGATGGAGGGGTTTCTCAACCTCCGCCTCCGGCCCTGGCTCCGCCGCCTCATCACGCGGGGCATCGCCATCGTTCCCGCCGTCGTCGTCATCGGCCTCTACGGGGAAGGGGAGACGACGCGGCTCCTCGTCGGCAGCCAGGTCGTCCTCAGCCTCCAGCTCGGCTTCGCCGTCGTTCCCCTCGTCGCCTTCACCTCGTGCCGGAAGAAGATGGGGGAATTCGCCAACGCCCCCTGGCTCCGGTGCCTCGCCTGGTTTTTCGCCGCCCTGATCGTCTTCCTGAATGTGAAGTTGGTTTTCGACGCGTTCTTCGGTTAG
- a CDS encoding ClcB-like voltage-gated chloride channel protein, which translates to MRPSFGAGWRRLLAFRLWLQEKTGGSEVHATLFGAGFVGLLGGLSSILFRRAIEFFQLHLVGEGGNLVVAAAGLSWQMRLAIPVVGGVLAGCVLHYGLRLLNYKSSTDYMEAISLGNGVVRVRATLIKSLSSLFTIASGGAIGREGPMVQLSAMLASVTGRRFGLPVPRLRLLVACGAAAGIASTYNAPIAGALFVAEIVLGTIAMESFGPLVFASVIATVTVRELWNGAPAYAIPGYQLVSIWELAPYLLLGVATGLLGPVFLSILKTGERLFATLGGNIPLRMAVGGFIVGLLSLAAPAVWGNGYDVVSAILHREPLESALLPPSALWQGVFLLLVLKVVATAATAGSGAVGGIFTPTICVGAAIGYLFGYPVHLLWPATTASADAYALVGMGCFLAATTRAPIMAILMLFEMTLDYAIVLPLMLACVAAFYVAQGTGGESIYAEAMRRKKALAPDPRLATLRVGDLMKPNPPHIGERSHFGDAARFFVSNRFNYLYVTDGTNRFRGAISLHDMKPFLHDAEVAELALALDVMQEEFPLLTPAHTLSEAMEHFGRHDGERLPVVFAVDDPVLLGSLSKRDLLLAMADYAK; encoded by the coding sequence ATGCGCCCCTCCTTCGGGGCGGGCTGGCGGCGGCTCCTGGCGTTCCGCCTCTGGCTCCAGGAGAAGACCGGCGGGAGCGAGGTCCACGCCACCCTCTTCGGGGCCGGTTTCGTCGGCCTCCTCGGCGGGCTCTCCTCGATCCTCTTCCGCCGGGCGATCGAGTTCTTCCAGCTCCACCTCGTCGGCGAGGGGGGGAACCTCGTCGTCGCCGCCGCGGGGCTCTCCTGGCAGATGCGGCTGGCGATTCCCGTCGTCGGCGGGGTCCTGGCGGGGTGCGTCCTCCATTACGGCCTCCGGCTGCTGAATTACAAAAGCTCCACCGATTACATGGAGGCGATCTCCCTCGGCAACGGCGTCGTCCGCGTCCGGGCGACGTTGATCAAGAGCCTCTCCTCCCTCTTCACCATCGCCTCCGGCGGGGCCATCGGGCGGGAGGGCCCGATGGTGCAGCTCTCCGCGATGCTCGCCTCGGTGACGGGGCGGCGCTTCGGCCTTCCCGTGCCGCGCCTCCGCCTCCTCGTCGCCTGCGGGGCGGCGGCGGGGATCGCCTCGACCTACAACGCCCCCATCGCCGGGGCGCTCTTCGTCGCCGAGATCGTCCTCGGCACCATCGCGATGGAGAGCTTCGGCCCCCTCGTCTTCGCCTCGGTCATCGCGACGGTGACGGTCCGGGAACTGTGGAACGGCGCGCCCGCCTACGCGATCCCGGGCTACCAGCTCGTCTCCATCTGGGAGCTCGCGCCCTACCTCCTCCTCGGCGTCGCCACGGGGCTGCTCGGGCCGGTCTTCCTCTCGATCCTGAAGACCGGGGAGCGGCTCTTCGCCACGCTCGGCGGGAACATCCCGCTCCGCATGGCGGTCGGCGGTTTCATCGTCGGCCTCCTCTCCCTCGCCGCCCCGGCGGTGTGGGGGAACGGGTACGACGTCGTCAGCGCGATCCTCCATCGGGAGCCGCTGGAGAGCGCCCTGCTGCCCCCCTCGGCGCTCTGGCAGGGGGTCTTCCTCCTCCTCGTGCTGAAGGTCGTCGCGACGGCGGCGACGGCGGGGTCCGGGGCGGTCGGCGGGATCTTCACGCCGACGATCTGCGTCGGCGCGGCCATCGGCTACCTCTTCGGCTATCCGGTCCACCTCCTCTGGCCGGCGACGACGGCCTCGGCCGACGCCTACGCCCTCGTCGGGATGGGGTGCTTTCTCGCGGCGACGACGCGGGCCCCGATCATGGCGATCCTCATGCTCTTCGAGATGACCCTCGACTACGCCATCGTCCTCCCGCTGATGCTCGCCTGCGTCGCCGCCTTCTACGTCGCGCAGGGGACCGGCGGGGAGTCGATCTATGCCGAGGCGATGCGGCGGAAGAAGGCCCTCGCCCCCGATCCCCGCCTCGCCACCCTCCGCGTCGGCGACCTGATGAAGCCGAACCCGCCCCACATCGGGGAACGCTCCCACTTCGGCGACGCCGCCCGTTTCTTCGTCAGCAACCGCTTCAACTACCTCTACGTCACCGACGGGACGAACCGCTTCCGCGGCGCGATCTCCCTCCACGACATGAAGCCGTTCCTCCACGACGCCGAGGTTGCCGAACTCGCCCTGGCCCTCGACGTGATGCAGGAGGAATTCCCCCTCCTGACGCCCGCCCACACGCTGAGCGAGGCGATGGAGCACTTCGGCCGCCATGACGGGGAGCGACTGCCGGTGGTCTTCGCGGTCGACGATCCGGTCCTGCTCGGATCGCTCTCGAAGCGGGACCTCCTCCTGGCGATGGCCGACTATGCGAAGTAG
- a CDS encoding HlyD family secretion protein: MHDAPATPKARLLHLKGWAQGKFADRRVKLALAVLAVLVIGAWLYQSWAHEETDDANVVGHIHSISPRVAGTVAEVLVQDNEKVAAGQPLVRLDTAEYQVKVDQAQATYDRAKSDYDRLLPLQGNEAISQQDSDTSKEKVKVAAAQLQDAKNQLDWCTLRAPTDGRVGRKQVEAGNRVAPGSSLMAVVDGAWVVANFKETQIGRMRVGQPVSLKIDGIPGRTFRGHIESFAPGTGSTFALLPPDNATGNFTKVVQRVPVKIVLEPESIRGVEDRVLPGLSAIPVVDLTK, from the coding sequence ATGCACGACGCTCCCGCCACTCCCAAAGCCCGCCTCCTCCATCTCAAGGGCTGGGCGCAGGGGAAATTCGCCGACAGGCGGGTCAAGCTCGCCCTCGCCGTCCTCGCCGTCCTCGTGATCGGCGCGTGGCTCTACCAATCGTGGGCCCATGAGGAGACCGACGACGCGAACGTCGTCGGCCACATTCATTCGATTTCCCCCCGCGTCGCCGGGACCGTCGCCGAGGTCCTCGTCCAGGACAACGAGAAGGTCGCCGCCGGGCAGCCCCTGGTCCGCCTCGACACCGCCGAATACCAGGTGAAGGTCGACCAGGCCCAGGCGACCTACGACCGGGCGAAGTCCGATTACGACCGCCTCCTCCCGCTCCAGGGCAACGAGGCGATCTCCCAGCAGGATTCCGACACCTCGAAGGAAAAGGTGAAGGTCGCCGCCGCCCAACTCCAGGACGCGAAGAATCAGCTCGACTGGTGCACCCTCCGCGCGCCGACCGACGGCCGCGTCGGCCGGAAGCAGGTCGAGGCGGGGAACCGCGTCGCCCCCGGCAGCAGCCTCATGGCCGTCGTCGACGGGGCGTGGGTCGTCGCCAATTTCAAGGAGACGCAGATCGGCCGGATGCGCGTCGGCCAGCCCGTCTCGCTCAAGATCGACGGCATCCCCGGGCGGACCTTCCGGGGCCACATCGAGAGCTTCGCCCCCGGCACCGGTTCGACCTTCGCCCTCCTCCCGCCCGACAACGCGACGGGGAACTTCACGAAGGTCGTCCAGCGCGTCCCCGTGAAGATCGTCCTCGAGCCCGAGTCGATCCGGGGCGTCGAGGATCGCGTCCTCCCCGGCCTCTCCGCGATCCCGGTCGTCGACCTGACGAAATAA
- a CDS encoding efflux transporter outer membrane subunit — MKAARFLLLPALASALALAGCAVGPDYRQPDLAAQLPAAPSSSPSTPSAFTDANGQEWRTAAPADEASRGPWWTRFNDPELDRIEAEVVARNQDLRAALARVDQARATARMKGAAFLPEVDANGKAERERLGANTPQLRQFSFPGVTVPSATLNSFTMTLDLSYEVDLWGRVRRSFESARAQAQASQADAQNVLLSVTTEAALDYFALRRDDASAKLLRETLDLRKRGVQIAATRLQAGRVTALDVAQAKTEEANAEADLAEVLQSRAQNQNAIAYLSGKPATDFALAENPALPAPPEVPVGLPSSLLERRPDVARAERLVMAKNAEIGVAKAAFFPALSLTGQGGYLSYSTNNLFTSPSQIWSIGPSLSLPLFAGGRNAANLRDAKAAWEEATATYRGAVLGAVRDVENALVARRYLGDRIDAVARAAAQADEALRLTEARYKSGEVSYFDVIEAQRTALGAKRGVAEVSALRLQAAVTLIKALGGGWGEDSVAAR; from the coding sequence ATGAAAGCAGCGCGGTTTCTCCTACTCCCCGCTCTCGCCTCGGCCCTGGCTCTGGCCGGGTGCGCCGTCGGCCCCGATTACAGGCAGCCCGACCTGGCCGCGCAGCTTCCCGCCGCGCCCTCTTCCTCGCCCTCCACGCCTTCCGCCTTCACCGACGCGAACGGCCAGGAGTGGCGGACCGCCGCCCCCGCCGACGAGGCCTCGCGCGGGCCGTGGTGGACCCGCTTCAACGACCCCGAGCTCGACCGGATCGAGGCCGAGGTCGTCGCCCGGAACCAGGACCTCCGCGCCGCCCTCGCCCGCGTCGACCAGGCCCGGGCGACGGCCCGGATGAAGGGGGCGGCCTTCCTCCCCGAGGTCGACGCGAACGGCAAGGCCGAGCGCGAGCGCCTCGGCGCGAACACGCCGCAGCTCCGCCAGTTCTCCTTCCCCGGCGTGACGGTGCCGTCGGCCACGCTCAATTCCTTCACGATGACCCTCGACCTCAGCTACGAGGTCGACCTCTGGGGCCGCGTCCGCCGCAGCTTCGAGTCGGCGCGGGCCCAGGCCCAGGCCTCCCAGGCCGACGCGCAGAACGTCCTCCTTTCCGTGACGACCGAGGCCGCCCTCGATTACTTCGCCCTGCGGCGGGACGACGCCTCGGCGAAGCTCCTCCGGGAGACCCTCGACCTCCGCAAGCGGGGGGTCCAGATCGCCGCGACCCGCCTCCAGGCGGGCCGCGTCACCGCCCTCGACGTCGCCCAGGCGAAGACCGAGGAGGCCAACGCCGAGGCCGACCTCGCCGAGGTCCTCCAGTCCCGCGCCCAGAACCAGAACGCGATCGCCTACCTCAGCGGCAAGCCGGCGACCGACTTCGCCCTGGCCGAGAATCCGGCCCTCCCCGCCCCGCCCGAGGTCCCGGTCGGCCTTCCCTCCTCGCTCCTCGAGCGGCGGCCCGACGTCGCCCGGGCCGAGCGCCTCGTCATGGCGAAGAACGCCGAGATCGGCGTCGCCAAGGCCGCCTTCTTCCCCGCCCTCTCCCTCACCGGCCAGGGCGGCTACCTCAGCTACTCGACGAACAACCTCTTCACCTCGCCGAGCCAGATCTGGTCGATCGGCCCCTCGCTTTCCCTCCCGCTCTTCGCCGGGGGCCGGAACGCGGCGAACCTCCGCGACGCCAAGGCCGCCTGGGAGGAGGCGACGGCGACCTACCGGGGCGCCGTCCTCGGGGCCGTCCGCGACGTCGAGAACGCCCTCGTCGCGCGTCGCTACCTCGGCGACCGGATCGACGCCGTCGCCCGCGCGGCGGCCCAGGCCGACGAGGCGCTCCGCCTCACCGAGGCCCGCTACAAGAGCGGCGAGGTCTCCTACTTCGACGTCATCGAGGCCCAGCGCACCGCGTTGGGCGCGAAGCGGGGCGTCGCCGAAGTGAGCGCGTTGCGGCTCCAGGCCGCCGTCACCCTGATCAAGGCCCTCGGCGGCGGTTGGGGCGAGGATTCGGTCGCCGCCCGCTAG
- a CDS encoding methyl-accepting chemotaxis protein, whose amino-acid sequence MTTRFQLHHKVLLAGIVATLGLCVASLVGLRVLYHQAEKESFESADKIRQNIAFQLETNDTVYSQLVLSAMKVLQEKVEAAAVPAPALLPAPAVAAKPGVPAPVPAPAKEADPYAVVDQVKALTGSTATLFAKSGETFTRVSTNVLKPDGTRAVGTPLDPNGAAYAALSQGKAYYGLVNILGQPYLTGYEPQRNAENVVTGALYVGYPLTTMTKLRELIAGARILNHGFIALIDNKGKVIMQSSHIEAAQVESLLQPGAGEKAGWNIVRDRFPAWNYEIVSGVNLQDARAQAVGLSLKVFGVIAVGILLILGILALFYAESHSLTSGLKRIGAQLHHSSDTLNETAVQVAGASESVAATAVQEAAALEQSSASIEEMSSISASNSSRMEAAQRHSSDTRLLAETGVDEMRHMRDEVKVIQNSGSEMIGAMEAIRQSSASISKIMRTIDEIAFQTNILALNAAVEAARAGEAGAGFAVVADEVRNLAQRSADASQETARLIEDSIAKSANGSRISSRVAEQLEKVINQAGAVDRRLQEIVGKMNETDALMQEVGTATREQNIGLQQVSTGVLEMSKLTQSNVANSQETARVSQNLQEEAGQLHAVISDLLHIIGGKESPAGLPQRTTLKSERVDRMALKGGTATARKPKAVVPRLK is encoded by the coding sequence ATGACCACCCGCTTTCAGCTCCATCATAAAGTTCTTTTGGCCGGGATCGTCGCCACGCTGGGGTTGTGCGTGGCCAGCCTCGTCGGTCTCCGCGTCCTCTACCATCAGGCCGAAAAGGAGTCGTTCGAGAGCGCCGACAAGATCCGCCAAAACATCGCCTTCCAGCTCGAGACGAACGACACGGTCTACTCCCAGCTCGTCCTGTCGGCGATGAAGGTCCTGCAGGAGAAGGTCGAGGCCGCCGCCGTCCCCGCTCCCGCGCTGCTCCCGGCTCCCGCCGTGGCGGCCAAGCCGGGCGTTCCTGCTCCCGTCCCCGCCCCGGCCAAGGAAGCCGATCCCTACGCCGTCGTCGATCAGGTGAAGGCCCTGACCGGCAGCACCGCCACCCTCTTCGCGAAGAGCGGCGAGACCTTCACCCGCGTCAGCACGAACGTCCTGAAGCCCGACGGGACCCGGGCCGTCGGCACCCCCCTCGATCCGAACGGGGCCGCCTACGCCGCGCTGAGCCAGGGCAAGGCCTACTACGGCCTCGTCAACATCCTCGGCCAGCCCTACCTCACCGGCTACGAGCCGCAGCGCAACGCGGAGAACGTCGTGACCGGCGCGCTCTACGTCGGCTACCCGCTCACGACGATGACGAAGCTCCGCGAGCTGATCGCGGGCGCCCGCATCCTCAACCACGGCTTCATCGCCCTCATCGACAACAAGGGGAAAGTCATCATGCAGTCGAGCCACATCGAGGCGGCCCAGGTCGAGAGCCTCCTCCAGCCCGGCGCGGGTGAGAAGGCGGGCTGGAACATCGTCCGGGATCGCTTCCCCGCCTGGAACTACGAGATCGTCTCCGGCGTCAACCTGCAGGACGCCCGCGCCCAGGCCGTCGGCCTCTCCCTGAAGGTCTTCGGCGTCATCGCCGTCGGCATCCTCCTCATCCTCGGCATCCTCGCCCTCTTCTACGCGGAGTCCCACTCCCTCACCAGCGGCCTGAAGCGGATCGGCGCGCAGCTCCACCATTCCTCCGACACCCTCAACGAGACCGCCGTCCAGGTCGCCGGGGCGAGCGAGTCGGTCGCCGCCACCGCCGTCCAGGAAGCCGCCGCCCTGGAGCAGAGCAGCGCCTCGATCGAGGAGATGTCCTCGATCTCCGCGAGCAACAGCAGCCGGATGGAGGCCGCCCAGCGCCATTCCTCCGACACCCGCCTCCTCGCCGAGACCGGCGTCGACGAGATGCGCCACATGCGCGACGAGGTGAAGGTCATCCAGAACTCGGGCAGCGAGATGATCGGCGCGATGGAGGCGATCCGGCAGTCGAGCGCCTCGATCTCGAAGATCATGCGGACCATCGACGAGATCGCCTTCCAGACGAACATCCTCGCGTTGAACGCCGCCGTCGAGGCCGCCCGCGCGGGCGAGGCCGGGGCCGGGTTCGCCGTCGTTGCCGACGAGGTCCGGAACCTCGCCCAGCGGAGCGCCGACGCCTCCCAGGAGACGGCCCGCCTCATCGAGGACTCGATCGCGAAGAGCGCCAACGGGAGCCGCATCAGCAGCCGCGTCGCCGAGCAGCTGGAGAAGGTCATCAACCAGGCGGGCGCCGTCGACCGCCGCCTCCAGGAGATCGTCGGGAAGATGAACGAGACCGACGCCCTCATGCAGGAAGTCGGCACCGCCACCCGCGAGCAGAACATCGGCCTCCAGCAGGTCAGCACCGGCGTCCTCGAAATGTCGAAGCTGACCCAGTCGAACGTCGCCAACTCCCAGGAAACCGCCCGTGTCTCGCAGAACCTCCAGGAAGAGGCGGGCCAGCTCCACGCCGTCATCTCCGACCTCCTCCACATCATCGGGGGGAAGGAATCCCCCGCGGGATTGCCCCAGCGGACGACGTTGAAATCGGAACGGGTCGACCGGATGGCCTTGAAGGGCGGAACCGCGACGGCGAGGAAGCCGAAGGCGGTGGTGCCTCGGCTGAAGTAG
- a CDS encoding Rrf2 family transcriptional regulator: MLTKRGKYALRAVLYLGRHRDRGPILIQEIAEQEQIPKKFLEAILRDLRNEGILQSKMGKGGGYLLAQPTTRISLGDVIRTIDGPLAPIPCASQTAYAPCSDCPTVDTCMIRIVMRDVRDASSKILDGTSLQDALDRSTALDAETKKTLHFDI, encoded by the coding sequence ATGTTGACTAAACGTGGTAAATACGCCCTCCGGGCCGTCCTCTACCTCGGCCGCCACCGCGACCGCGGCCCCATCCTCATCCAGGAAATCGCCGAGCAGGAACAGATCCCGAAGAAGTTCCTCGAGGCGATCCTCCGCGACCTCCGCAACGAGGGGATCCTCCAGAGCAAGATGGGCAAGGGCGGCGGCTACCTCCTCGCCCAGCCGACCACCCGCATCTCCCTCGGCGACGTCATCCGCACCATCGACGGCCCCCTCGCCCCGATCCCCTGCGCCAGCCAGACGGCCTACGCGCCGTGCTCCGACTGCCCCACCGTCGACACCTGCATGATCCGCATCGTCATGCGCGACGTCCGCGACGCCAGCTCGAAGATCCTCGACGGCACCAGCCTCCAGGACGCCCTCGACCGCTCCACCGCCCTCGACGCCGAGACGAAGAAGACGCTTCACTTCGATATTTGA
- the cysK gene encoding cysteine synthase A → MPIHQNIVSTVGHTPLIKLNRITEGLDATIAVKGEFFNPLGSVKDRIGNAMVAAAEKEGILTPGTTIIEPTSGNTGIALAFVAAAKGYKLILTMPESMSLERRTLLALLGAQLVLTPAAEGMKGAIAKAEALNKEIPNSWIPQQFNNPANPAIHRATTAEEIWTDTDGKIDIFVSAVGTGGTITGVSEVIKERKKGFQAVAVEPKDSPVITQTRSGQPVKPGPHKIQGTGAGFVPKNLNLAIVDDVVTVSNEDAIHTAQRLAKEEGILVGISTGANVWAAIQLAKKPENKGKLIVTVGCSTGERYLSTALAEEAKKAVGA, encoded by the coding sequence ATGCCGATCCATCAGAACATCGTCAGCACCGTCGGGCACACGCCCCTCATCAAACTCAACCGCATCACCGAAGGCCTCGACGCGACCATCGCCGTGAAGGGCGAGTTCTTCAATCCCCTGGGCAGCGTGAAGGACCGGATCGGCAACGCCATGGTCGCCGCCGCCGAGAAGGAAGGGATCCTCACCCCCGGTACCACGATCATCGAGCCGACCTCCGGCAACACCGGCATCGCGCTGGCCTTCGTCGCCGCCGCCAAGGGCTACAAGCTGATCCTCACCATGCCCGAGAGCATGAGCCTCGAGCGCCGCACCCTCCTCGCCCTCCTCGGCGCGCAGCTCGTCCTCACCCCCGCCGCCGAGGGGATGAAGGGCGCGATCGCCAAGGCCGAGGCCCTGAACAAGGAAATCCCGAACTCGTGGATCCCCCAGCAGTTCAACAACCCCGCCAATCCCGCCATCCACCGCGCCACCACCGCCGAGGAAATCTGGACCGACACCGACGGCAAGATCGACATCTTCGTCTCCGCCGTCGGCACCGGCGGCACCATCACCGGCGTCTCCGAAGTCATCAAGGAACGGAAGAAGGGCTTCCAGGCCGTCGCCGTCGAGCCGAAGGACTCCCCCGTCATCACCCAGACCCGCTCCGGCCAGCCCGTGAAGCCCGGCCCCCACAAGATCCAGGGCACCGGCGCCGGCTTCGTCCCGAAGAACCTCAACCTCGCCATCGTCGACGACGTCGTCACCGTCAGCAACGAGGACGCCATCCACACCGCCCAGCGCCTCGCCAAGGAGGAAGGGATCCTCGTCGGCATCTCGACCGGAGCCAACGTCTGGGCCGCGATCCAGCTCGCCAAGAAGCCCGAGAACAAGGGCAAGCTGATCGTCACCGTCGGCTGCAGCACCGGGGAGCGTTACCTCTCCACCGCCCTCGCGGAAGAAGCCAAGAAGGCCGTCGGCGCCTAG
- a CDS encoding YezD family protein — translation MSETLSHPEPTVPASVSSELLLQIQRSLAGIDYGSVEIVIHDSRVVQIERNRKTRFRHPLEIPPS, via the coding sequence ATGTCCGAAACCCTTTCTCATCCCGAACCGACTGTTCCGGCCTCTGTCTCCTCGGAATTGTTGCTCCAAATCCAACGCTCTCTCGCGGGGATCGATTATGGCTCGGTCGAGATCGTCATCCACGATTCCCGCGTCGTCCAGATCGAGCGGAACCGGAAGACCCGTTTCCGTCATCCGCTCGAAATCCCCCCCTCGTAA